TTTTAGGTatgtgtttttcttttcggatttcttttttttgttaaatttttaaataattttttttatttataattatCAGCATAAACTTTTCAAATCTCTCGTTGGaaatttcattttctgaaagaaagaatgaaaaaaaataattagtTGAATTATCAAAACTGTGATTCCAACAAATTTCTCACAAGCGAAAACGTTGGATGTAACATCCCCGTGGTACCAACATGATCCCTGCTAATCGAACTATTGTACATATTCAATCGTAAGACTCTCACCTACAAAGGGACATCACTTGCAGCAGTTGTTCGTCGGTCGATTTGTTTCATTCCCATTCGGCCTTATGCTGCCTCCCTGATTGTTGGCGCCATCGTTCTTAGGTAGTTTCTTGGCTATAAATATTATAATTGAATTAATTTACATTATAGATTACTTAAAATATTTAATGGCTTACCAATGGCCAAAAAGATATCGTTGACATTCATGCCCGTCTTCGCAGACGTCTCCATGAACAGCAAACCATTCTCCTCGGCATATTGCTTCGCTTCATCAAACTCCACGACGCGAATGTTTGACAGATCCGCCTTATTGCCGGCCAGCGCAATGACAATGTTTGGTGAGGCCTGACAAAAACAATGGGAAAACGTTAGGATTTAATAGGAATTTCTTCAAAAATTACGTGTTGAATCAATCCTATATTTAGTAATAAAGGAAACCCTTTGTGTGATGatcattgtttaacatatatGTGGTTCTTGTAGATTGCAGAGGTATAAGATCGATTGGTAGCATAAAAACTATATATTTCATTAGATAAATCCGTACATATTAATATGATCATTGATCAATATTAATACGATCATATGACTGTTTCTACTAATTTATAGTAAATTATACCTTTTTCCACAGTTCTCGTTGAGTTCAAGCAGAAGGAAGATCATCATACTTAAGATCTATGATTTTGTCGGACTTTTATCCAACCAACTTTATCTGGGAGACCCCAAACTCACCACATTGGAATTCAAACAACATGAAAGAAGCATTTGACAACTGATAAATTATATATTCTGGATAAGGCTCAGCAGCTTAGTGGGTTTAACCATCTAAATTTGTCTAACCTTCTGCCTAGTAGTTCTTggaaactataagagctaCAACAATCAAAATAGGGCCATAAATACCCATGAAAATATAGTTTCTTAAATCGATTATAGTCCAAGGTTTATCTACTTCTACCTTGTGtaaaaaatcaaatcaaatcgaaaCCCCAGTCAAGTGTATAAAAGCAATGAGGCGTGAATGAATGCCTGGATGCCACGAAATAAGTTCAATGCCCTTTCATCTGGGGGCCGCAATTGGCAACAACAAAGAGAATTAACAATCATAAATGGCAATAACATTCGTAAATGTGTGTATGTAAGTCTATGAATAAAACATTCTTCTGCATGCGATTTTATTGACCTTGCCTCGGAGGTACACTCACTTGTTTATGCAGTTCCTTGACCCAGGTCTTTGCACGCTGAAAACTATCCTGATTCTGTATATCATAGACAACAATGGCGGCCTGCGCACCTCTATAATACATGGGAG
The sequence above is a segment of the Drosophila miranda strain MSH22 chromosome 4, D.miranda_PacBio2.1, whole genome shotgun sequence genome. Coding sequences within it:
- the LOC108163427 gene encoding ras-related protein Rab-5B, encoding MATTPRSGGAGSGTAQRPNGTSQNKSCQFKLVLLGESAVGKSSLVLRFVKGQFHEYQESTIGAAFLTQTICIEDTVVKFEIWDTAGQERYHSLAPMYYRGAQAAIVVYDIQNQDSFQRAKTWVKELHKQASPNIVIALAGNKADLSNIRVVEFDEAKQYAEENGLLFMETSAKTGMNVNDIFLAIAKKLPKNDGANNQGGSIRPNGNETNRPTNNCCK